The following are encoded in a window of Dictyostelium discoideum AX4 chromosome 6 chromosome, whole genome shotgun sequence genomic DNA:
- a CDS encoding TTBK family protein kinase, translating to MQNIGFAAGSLIKGRWTVVKKIGQGAFGEIFSGKNIINNEQIAIKVEKVDTKKQVLRLEVAVLKKLQLCPYVCRFITCGRHNDYNYMVMELLGENLSELRRKQLDGKFSLGSTLKLGVQMIQSLQAVHDLGYLHRDVKPSNFAIGLNPSKRNITYLIDFGLARRFVLASGEVRPARESTGFRGTARYASINSHLSKDLGRRDDLWSIFYVLIEFAEGQLPWRKLKDKDQIGEMKQKYNTPDLVKDLPPQFSQFMKHLKSLNYEDRPNYVFLQTLLNDCYTSLGLSESTPFDWEVQTNSGASSSSSNTTQQQQQQQQQQQQRNLNQSGLNNSSARLMASPSTIDVEASGKSTQLNNSNNNNNNNNKGLGAENDSSPQPQIIRRNSESNSQIANSSESDNKGSGGGSWNQKSSSPRHKDKNLQDDGGEGSQKHLKASNNNNINNNNNNYNNNNNNNNNSHMNGNGSNSQPIDKIELSHQQQKSSTTKCCSTSKCSVM from the exons ATG CAAAATATTGGATTTGCAGCAGGAAGTCTAATTAAAGGAAGATGGACTGTAGTAAAAAAGATTGGACAAGGAGCATTTGGTGAGATTTTTTCGGGTaagaatattataaataatgagCAAATTGCTATTAAAGTAGAAAAAGTCGACACAAAAAAGCAGGTATTAAGATTGGAAGTTGcagttttaaagaaattacaaTTGTGTCCATATGTATGTAGATTCATAACATGTGGTAGACACAACgattataattatatggTTATGGAATTATTGGGTGAAAATCTTTCAGAACTTAGACGTAAACAATTGGATGGTAAATTTTCATTAGGTTCAACACTTAAATTGGGTGTACAAATGATTCAATCATTACAAGCTGTTCATGATCTTGGTTATTTACATAGAGATGTTAAAcca tcAAATTTTGCAATTGGATTAAATCcatcaaaaagaaatataacatatttaattgattttggtttagCAAGAAGATTTGTATTAGCATCAGGAGAAGTTAGACCTGCAAGAGAATCAACAGGTTTTAGAGGTACTGCTCGTTATGCATCAATCAATTCACATTTATCAAAGGATTTAGGTAGACGTGATGATTTATGGTCAATTTTTTatgtattaattgaatttgcaGAGGGTCAACTTCCATGGAGAAAATTGAAGGATAAGGATCAAATTGGTGAAATGAAACAAAAATACAATACACCTGATTTGGTCAAAGATTTACCACCACAATTCTCACAATTTATGAAACATTTGAAATCATTAAACTATGAAGATAGACCAAATTATGTATTTTTACAAACACTTTTAAATGACTGTTACACTTCTTTGGGTTTAAGTGAATCCACTCCATTCGATTGGGAGGTTCAAACAAATAGTGGtgcttcttcttcctcttcaaaTACTactcaacaacagcaacaacaacagcaacaacaacaacaacgtaatttaaatcaatctGGTTTAAATAACAGTAGTGCTAGATTAATGGCATCACCTTCCACTATCGATGTTGAAGCAAGTGGTAAATCaactcaattaaataatagcaataataataataataataataacaaggGATTGGGTGCTGAAAATGATTCATCACCACAACCTCAAATAATACGTAGAAATTCAGAAAGTAATTCACAAATTGCAAATTCTTCTGAAAGTGATAATAaaggtagtggtggtggttctTGGAATCAAAAGAGTTCATCACCACGtcataaagataaaaatttaCAAGATGATGGAGGTGAAGGTAGTCAAAAACATTTGAAAGctagtaacaataataatattaataataataataataattataacaacaacaataataataataataatagtcatATGAATGGCAATGGTAGTAATAGTcaaccaattgataaaatagAATTATCACACCAACAACAGAAATCTTCAACAACCAAGTGCTGTTCGACTTCAAAATGCAGTGTGAtgtag
- the rab2A gene encoding Rab GTPase produces the protein MYSFLFKYIIIGDTGVGKSCLLLQFTDKRFQPVHDLTIGVEFGARMITIDNKAIKLQIWDTAGQESFRSITRSYYRGSAGALLVYDITRRDTFNHLTCWLKDARSYANSNMTIILIGNKSDMESKRAVSYEEGRQFADENGLIFLETSAKTASNVEEAFVNTASKIYEKIQKGDFDINNESFGIKLGAPTSKQDGTDQKPAGGGCCK, from the exons Atgtattcttttttatttaaatatattattattggtgatactg gTGTTGGTAAATCATGTTTACTTTTACAATTCACTGATAAAAGATTTCAACCAGTACATGATTTAACTATAGGTGTTGA GTTTGGTGCAAGAATGAtaacaattgataataaagctataaaattacaaatc tgggATACTGCAGGACAAGAATCATTTAGATCAATTACTCGTTCATATTATAGAGGTTCTGCTGGTGCATTACTTGTATATGATATTACTAGACGTGATACATTTAATCATTTAACTTGTTGGCTTA aGGATGCAAGATCATATGCAAATAGTAATATGACAATCATTTTAATTGGAAATAAATCTGATATGGAATCAAAGAGAGCAGTATCATACGAGGAAGGTAGACAATTTGCAGATGAAAATGGACTTATCTTTTTGGAAACATCAGCAAAAACAGCTTCAAACGTCGAAGAAGCATTTGTAAATACAGCCTCTAAAATCTatgaaaaaattcaaaaggGAGATTTCGATATTAACAATGAAAGTTTTGGAATTAAATTAGGTGCACCAACCTCCAAACAAGATGGTACCGATCAAAAACCAGCTGGTGGTGGATGTtgcaaataa